From Rutidosis leptorrhynchoides isolate AG116_Rl617_1_P2 chromosome 3, CSIRO_AGI_Rlap_v1, whole genome shotgun sequence, a single genomic window includes:
- the LOC139902251 gene encoding uncharacterized protein codes for MEDLSYPSLIADNSANLELPFDEAEIKAAIFDCGSTKAPTPDGFNMRFLKKYWELIKSDLISAIQWLYSGFGKLGNFRRVGEGLNILSKAATENGLFEGVEIGYNKIHLSHLQYADDTIFLGKWSRANAYSLQNLLKCFELASGLKVNFHKSCLYGIGVEVDEINHVAGRLGCKVASFPFTYLGLPIGKWWWRFLTETDSLWCNIIRSIYGPCGGLELGVEAIRSLKPCVWRDILMTCFGISELDIPFRDSFFKRVGDGSSTSFWDENWTGKGKLRDVFSRLHRLEFSKQVLVKDRIIWADSGPKFVGVWAREPSGRATGDLSVLSKIMEDYCFDRDTADKWSWTLSSNGNFSVKRLNSIITDQFYTGNHSSPETLLNNLVPKKIELFVWRAIRKRLPVRIELDKRGVDLNTVRCPLCDDDLETVEHSFIFCSKVMDIWNRIFSWWGFGPMSNLSINEILRGNGPTQMTLQGKKTWQAVGWVCAYLVWSNRNNVVFRGKGWNTPVKYK; via the exons ATGGAGGATCTCAGCTACCCTTCACTGATAGCCGACAACAGTGCTAACCTTGAATTACCATTCGATGAAGCCGAAATTAAAGCTGCCATTTTCGATTGTGGGAGTACGAAGGCCCCGACCCCCGACGGTTTCAACATGCGATTCTTGAAAAAATATTGGGAGTTAATTAAGTCGGATCTTATTAGTGCCATACAGTGGTTATATAGTGGTTTTGGGAAACTGGGGAATTTTCGAAGGG tGGGCGAAGGGCTAAATATTCTTTCTAAAGCGGCTACCGAGAACGGACTATTCGAGGGTGTAGAAATCGGGTATAATAAGATTCATCTTTCACACCTTCAATATGCGGACGATACAATTTTTCTTGGTAAATGGAGTCGTGCCAACGCGTATAGTCTTCAAAACCTACTTAAATGCTTTGAATTGGCGTCGGGGCTTAAGGTTAACTTTCACAAAAGTTGTCTTTACGGGATTGGTGTAGAAGTTGATGAAATTAATCATGTGGCGGGGAGACTGGGGTGTAAAGTTGCCTCTTTTCCCTTCACATACTTAGGGTTGCCAATTG gaaagtggtggtggaggttcctaACCGAAACCGATTCACTTTGGTGTAATATTATTCGTAGCATCTATGGCCCTTGCGGCGGCTTGGAGTTAGGGGTTGAAGCAATTCGATCCCTAAAACCATGTGTGTGGCGTGATATTCTTATGACATGTTTCGGAATCTCCGAATTGGACATCCCTTTTAGAGATTCTTTTTTCAAACGCGTGGGTGATGGATCCTCAACAAGCTTTTGGGACGAAAATTGGACCGGGAAAGGTAAACTGAGAGACGTTTTTTCCAGGCTACATAGATTGGAATTTTCCAAGCAGGTTCTGGTAAAAGATAGGATTATATGGGCTGACTCAGGCCCAAAGTTCGTCGGTGTTTGGGCCCGTGAACCATCTGGCCGAGCTACAGGTGATCTATCTGTGTTATCAAAAATTATGGAAGACTACTGCTTCGATCGAGACACAGCAGACAAATGGAGCTGGACGCTTTCAAGCAATGGGAATTTTTCGGTTAAACGTCTCAACTCAATTATCACTGATCAATTCTACACGGGTAATCACTCTTCTCCTGAAACTCTGCTCAATAACTTAGTTCCAAAGAAAATTGAATTATTTGTTTGGCGAGCAATCCGAAAAAGGTTACCTGTTAGAATTGAGCTTGATAAGCGAGGGGTAGACTTAAACACCGTTCGTTGCCCGTTGTGTGATGATGATCTAGAAACCGTGGAACACTCGTTCATTTTTTGTAGTAAAGTTATGGATATTTGGAATCGAATCTTCTCATGGTGGGGTTTCGGGCCGATGTCTAACCTTAGCATTAACGAAATCCTTCGTGGGAATGGTCCGACTCAAATGACATTACAAGGGAAAAAAACGTGGCAAGCGGTAGGATGGGTGTGTGCTTATCTAGTGTGGTCAAACCGGAACAATGTGGTCTTTCGTGGAAAAGGTTGGAATACGCCGGTGAAATACAAGTGA